ACCACGGAGGAAGAGGCCGCCAAGTCCGTCGCGGGAGCCGAGGTCAAGGACGGCTTCCTCGAGATGGCCATCGGGTTCGATCTGCCCGAAGTCGAGGCCGCGTACGACTTCGTCGATGCCCGGATCCCGAAGCGGTCCCTGGTGCTGATCGATTCCGTCGACGCCCTCGCGGAGCACTACGGGATCGCACAGTCCAAGTTGATCAACGTCCTCCAGCGCGACCTCGTCGAGGGGAATCGGCAGAACGTGCTCTACGTCCTGGAAGGCAGCGGCGAGACGCGCCTGGACTACCTGGGGGACGGCGTCGTGAACCTCGCGTCCACGGAGCATGAAGGGCGCCGCCTCCGCGTGATGACCATCGAGAAGCTCCGCGGCCAGCAGGTCCGGCAGCACAAGTACCTGTACACGCTCGACGGCGGTCGGCTCGAAGCGTTCCGGATCGCGGACGATCACGAGGAGAATCCGCCGAAGCCGTGGAAGCCCGTGCCGGATCCGTCCAAGGCGTCCGTGAGCACGGGGTTGCGCTCCTTGGACGGGATCCTCGGAGGGTTCGCGAAGGGTCGCGTCGTCGCGTTCGAGATCTCGACCCAGGTGCCGGCGGACTACGTGGACTGGCTGCGGACGGCCATCATGTGCAACTTCGTGGCCCAGGGACGCGGCGTGGCCCATGTGCCCCCTCGGAAGGGCAGCGCGGAGTACGCCCGCGAGCTCGTGAGCCCGCACCTGCCGCCGAACTCGTTCGAAACCCACATCCAGGTCTTCGAGTCCGTGACCCTGGGGGGCGGCGACGTGTCACGCAATGCACTCCACATGGAAGGCAACAACGTGGACACGGACCTGAAGTGGTCCAACGTCGAGTACCACCTTCCCAAGTCCACACGGCCCTACCTCGCGCTCATGGCGTTCGACACGCTCGAGAGCGTGTACGGCGACAAGGTGCTCGAGCAGATGTCCGGCGTCCTTGGCGCCGTCCGGCGGTCCAAGGACGTCTT
The DNA window shown above is from Thermoplasmata archaeon and carries:
- the gvpD gene encoding gas vesicle protein GvpD P-loop domain-containing protein, translated to MPKASRIPREVIEFFNAPGGHSLIVKGQAGTGKTTFALQLTEELGEVASSHYLSSRVSDESLYNQFSWLKDRLKPAILQAPPKPAHPTTKVTRVALDQLEGKIQAGEETTEEEAAKSVAGAEVKDGFLEMAIGFDLPEVEAAYDFVDARIPKRSLVLIDSVDALAEHYGIAQSKLINVLQRDLVEGNRQNVLYVLEGSGETRLDYLGDGVVNLASTEHEGRRLRVMTIEKLRGQQVRQHKYLYTLDGGRLEAFRIADDHEENPPKPWKPVPDPSKASVSTGLRSLDGILGGFAKGRVVAFEISTQVPADYVDWLRTAIMCNFVAQGRGVAHVPPRKGSAEYARELVSPHLPPNSFETHIQVFESVTLGGGDVSRNALHMEGNNVDTDLKWSNVEYHLPKSTRPYLALMAFDTLESVYGDKVLEQMSGVLGAVRRSKDVFVGFATPQSASATKLSNLASAVLHLESVNGSVVLYGEKPYTELFNLSWDWSGGVPDAVLRPIV